A genomic stretch from Desulfonatronospira thiodismutans ASO3-1 includes:
- a CDS encoding mechanosensitive ion channel family protein, with translation MQRCTKLSGLIFSIVLAVFFLFLQPFSACAQSNTAASPSGDVSRAGVERLLQDLEDPQKLEELKEDLKILLAAQETREEDKPYEPLADAEGLLGQLLILMSGHMQEINRVLTDAGQSTLELPEIARDLVQQSRDPETLRTWGEMGGKVALVLVAGFLAFWLAKRLLRRPLKSLEDQEAYSRATRAAFLLGSTLLEIVPIIAFAAVAYAVLPLLDPADGTQVVALTAVNAIAFAKLVLALARLILVPGAPALRLFDIENETAKYLYIWVRRIVSLAIYGYFILEASLLLGLPASLYVSLQKLLGLIITLMAIILVLQNRSCVAEWLRGDPVQEDQDQSAQSQLTEAMRRRMQALAAFRRRLASFWHVLAIVIILGLFGTWALQIEGGLFFLARALVLTGIIILITTFILRLNDRGQDYLFRISDDLKAGHPELEARANRYLPLLKKTIRAVIYVLAVFSILNAWGLGTLGWLMSPQGFAIISQVVTILVILMIASLIWEFAAIRIEKSMALESESEDKRATSRKLTLLPLLKNVIMIAVILVAGMSVMAHLGINIAPLLAGAGVIGLAIGFGAQTLVRDVITGAFILLEDSMAVGDWVEAGGHAGTVEHLTVRTVSLRDLAGTLQVIPFGEVTTVQNYNRDYGYAMIDAGVAFRENYGEVVHALQDVAAELKEDETWGPDIIGDLEIFGLNKITDSAVEVRVRIKTRPLCHFAIRRAFLERMKRVFEERGIEIPFKHHTIWFGEDKQGDSRPMRVVHEARKSLPEKTEAYQPEPDQLPERKIEYVTESDASKEVVKDKEEAEEGKEEEERRRQEQEQKENKGPEEKDSEDSRKK, from the coding sequence ATGCAACGCTGCACAAAGCTTTCAGGACTGATATTTTCTATTGTGCTGGCAGTATTTTTTCTGTTCCTGCAGCCTTTTTCCGCCTGTGCCCAGAGCAATACTGCAGCATCTCCTTCAGGGGACGTCTCCAGGGCCGGCGTCGAAAGACTGCTGCAGGACCTGGAGGATCCCCAAAAGCTTGAAGAACTGAAAGAGGACCTGAAGATTCTTCTTGCAGCACAGGAAACCAGGGAAGAAGACAAGCCCTATGAACCCCTGGCCGATGCCGAAGGACTTCTGGGCCAGCTTTTGATCCTCATGTCCGGGCATATGCAGGAAATAAACAGGGTCCTCACTGATGCCGGCCAGAGCACCCTGGAGTTGCCTGAGATCGCCAGAGACCTGGTCCAGCAGTCCCGGGACCCGGAAACACTCAGGACCTGGGGGGAGATGGGAGGCAAGGTCGCCCTGGTCCTGGTGGCCGGATTCCTGGCCTTCTGGCTGGCAAAGCGCCTCCTGAGAAGACCGCTCAAATCCCTGGAAGACCAGGAGGCCTATTCCAGGGCCACAAGGGCCGCGTTTCTGCTGGGCAGCACCCTGCTGGAAATAGTCCCCATAATCGCCTTCGCTGCTGTGGCCTACGCTGTTCTGCCCCTTCTGGATCCTGCCGACGGCACCCAGGTGGTGGCCCTGACCGCTGTAAACGCCATAGCCTTTGCCAAGCTGGTCCTGGCCCTGGCCAGGCTGATCCTGGTTCCGGGAGCCCCGGCTCTGCGACTTTTTGACATAGAAAATGAAACCGCAAAGTATCTGTATATCTGGGTACGCCGCATCGTAAGCCTGGCAATATACGGTTATTTCATACTGGAGGCTTCCCTGCTGCTGGGCCTGCCTGCCAGCCTTTACGTTTCCCTGCAGAAGCTCCTGGGCCTTATAATCACGCTTATGGCCATAATCCTGGTCCTGCAGAACCGCTCCTGCGTGGCCGAGTGGCTTCGCGGGGACCCCGTCCAGGAGGATCAGGACCAGTCTGCGCAATCCCAGCTGACCGAGGCCATGCGCCGCAGGATGCAGGCCCTGGCTGCTTTTCGCCGCAGGCTGGCCAGTTTCTGGCATGTCCTGGCCATCGTCATTATCCTGGGACTCTTCGGCACCTGGGCCCTGCAGATTGAAGGAGGGCTTTTTTTTCTGGCCAGGGCCCTGGTCCTCACCGGGATCATCATACTCATCACCACCTTTATCCTGCGCTTGAACGACCGGGGTCAGGACTACCTGTTCAGGATAAGCGACGACCTCAAAGCCGGTCACCCCGAGCTTGAAGCCAGGGCCAACCGCTACCTGCCTCTGCTGAAAAAGACCATAAGGGCAGTCATCTATGTTCTGGCTGTTTTTTCCATCCTCAATGCCTGGGGACTGGGCACCCTGGGATGGCTCATGTCTCCGCAGGGCTTTGCAATCATCTCTCAGGTAGTGACCATCCTGGTTATACTCATGATTGCATCCCTGATCTGGGAGTTCGCCGCAATCAGGATTGAAAAGTCCATGGCCCTGGAGAGCGAATCCGAGGACAAAAGGGCCACCTCGCGCAAGCTTACCCTGCTGCCGCTTCTAAAAAATGTAATAATGATAGCTGTTATCCTGGTGGCCGGAATGAGCGTCATGGCCCACCTGGGCATCAATATTGCGCCTCTTCTGGCTGGTGCCGGTGTCATCGGCCTGGCCATCGGCTTCGGGGCCCAGACCCTGGTACGCGACGTCATAACCGGGGCCTTTATCCTCCTGGAAGACTCCATGGCCGTGGGGGACTGGGTGGAGGCAGGAGGACACGCCGGTACAGTGGAACACCTGACAGTGCGCACGGTTTCCCTGCGCGACCTGGCCGGCACGCTGCAGGTCATTCCCTTTGGGGAGGTAACTACGGTTCAGAACTACAACCGGGACTACGGCTACGCCATGATCGATGCCGGGGTGGCCTTCCGGGAGAATTACGGCGAAGTGGTGCATGCCCTGCAGGATGTGGCAGCGGAACTCAAAGAGGATGAAACATGGGGACCGGACATCATTGGAGACCTGGAGATATTCGGGCTGAACAAGATCACCGATTCAGCCGTGGAAGTACGCGTGCGCATCAAGACCAGGCCCCTTTGTCATTTTGCCATCCGCCGCGCCTTCCTGGAACGTATGAAGCGGGTATTCGAGGAGCGCGGCATCGAGATACCCTTTAAGCATCACACCATCTGGTTCGGTGAGGACAAACAGGGAGATTCCAGGCCCATGCGGGTGGTGCACGAGGCCAGAAAATCGCTGCCGGAAAAAACAGAGGCATACCAGCCGGAACCCGACCAGCTCCCTGAAAGGAAAATCGAGTACGTTACCGAATCCGACGCCTCCAAGGAAGTGGTAAAGGATAAGGAAGAGGCCGAGGAGGGAAAGGAAGAGGAAGAAAGGCGCAGGCAGGAGCAGGAACAAAAAGAAAATAAAGGCCCTGAAGAAAAAGACTCTGAAGATAGCAGAAAAAAGTAG
- a CDS encoding 3-isopropylmalate dehydrogenase, translated as MQEYKVAVIPGDGIGPEVVREGQKVLEAAGKKYGFRLDWHSYDLGGERYLKTGEILPDSVLEELKGFHAIYLGAIGHPDVKPGILEQGILLRTRFVLDLYVNLRPIKLYPGVECPLKEKGPEDIDYIVVRENTEGLYAGSGGFLRQGTEHEVAVQESVNTYMGVERCLRYAFELAATRKRRKLTLCGKTNVLTYAFGLWERVFREMAKEYPSVEIDYTHVDATCMWMIKSPEWFDVVVTDNMFGDIITDLGAITQGGLGIAAGGNINPRGVSMFEPIGGSAPKYAGQNKANPVAAILAGQLMLTDLGQAQAAQGLEEAVSRVLPRMQTQSAGRMGMSTSEVGDAIAAEIS; from the coding sequence ATGCAGGAGTATAAAGTGGCCGTCATCCCCGGAGACGGCATAGGCCCGGAAGTGGTCCGGGAAGGACAGAAAGTTCTCGAGGCCGCCGGAAAAAAATACGGCTTCAGGCTGGACTGGCACAGCTACGATCTGGGCGGGGAGCGCTACCTCAAGACCGGCGAAATCTTACCGGACTCGGTCCTGGAAGAGCTCAAGGGTTTTCACGCCATATACCTGGGGGCCATAGGGCATCCCGATGTAAAGCCGGGCATCCTGGAACAGGGCATTCTGCTGCGCACCCGCTTCGTCCTGGACCTTTACGTCAACCTGCGCCCCATCAAGCTCTATCCCGGGGTGGAATGCCCATTAAAGGAAAAAGGCCCGGAAGACATAGACTACATAGTGGTCCGGGAAAATACCGAAGGTCTTTACGCCGGAAGCGGCGGCTTTCTGCGCCAGGGCACAGAACATGAAGTTGCTGTGCAGGAATCGGTGAACACCTATATGGGCGTGGAACGATGCCTGCGCTACGCCTTTGAGCTGGCCGCCACCCGCAAGCGCCGCAAACTCACCCTGTGCGGCAAGACCAATGTCCTGACCTATGCCTTCGGCCTATGGGAGAGGGTCTTCCGGGAAATGGCCAAAGAATACCCTTCGGTGGAAATCGACTACACCCACGTGGATGCCACCTGCATGTGGATGATCAAAAGCCCGGAATGGTTCGACGTGGTGGTCACGGACAACATGTTCGGGGACATCATCACCGACCTGGGGGCCATCACCCAGGGTGGACTGGGCATTGCCGCCGGAGGCAATATCAATCCCCGGGGCGTGTCCATGTTCGAGCCCATCGGAGGCTCGGCTCCCAAGTACGCCGGCCAGAACAAGGCCAACCCGGTTGCCGCCATCCTGGCCGGTCAGCTTATGCTCACCGACCTGGGCCAGGCACAGGCCGCCCAGGGCCTGGAAGAAGCCGTTTCCAGGGTGCTGCCCCGCATGCAGACCCAGTCCGCAGGACGCATGGGCATGAGCACCAGCGAGGTGGGCGATGCCATAGCTGCTGAAATCAGCTGA
- a CDS encoding sigma-54-dependent transcriptional regulator, whose amino-acid sequence MARVLGVEENHAYHNILSRALGAEHLLTLCSSMSSLGQKTGKTAYDVAVLSLDVNGNGAEDLEPIQKIQEQLGQAPVIVTSEKDDSDWIVRVIRAGAHDFIAKPYSGEKIRLAVDSALEKRSMKNEIDYLRRQQDVIYDLDRIVASTPAMQDILSWTRKYAQTESNLLLTGETGTGKSFLAGAVHFNSPRKKRPFIKINCANLPENLLESELFGHEKGAFTDATQTRVGRLEQAAGGTVFLDEIGEMTPALQAKFLQVVEEKNFQRLGGNRTIYSDIRIIVATNRNLEQMMEASDFRSDLYYRLNILKLHLPPLRERKQCIEPLTRMLLERICRQLRKKMMDISPEALEILGAYHWPGNIRELSNVLERAILLEHSDVITAESIHLNSGLHLQENSYQNSPSASRLENTEYRSIIQALEDNLWVQKHAAAQLGISPRSLNYKIKKLGITHWRWPRHKDK is encoded by the coding sequence ATGGCCAGAGTTCTGGGTGTCGAAGAAAACCACGCCTACCACAATATACTGAGCAGAGCACTGGGGGCAGAGCACTTGCTGACCCTTTGCTCCTCCATGTCCAGTTTGGGACAGAAAACCGGGAAAACAGCCTACGATGTGGCAGTATTGAGCCTTGATGTCAACGGCAACGGGGCCGAAGACCTGGAACCCATTCAAAAAATTCAGGAACAGCTTGGACAGGCTCCCGTTATCGTTACCAGCGAAAAGGACGACTCGGACTGGATAGTCCGGGTAATCCGGGCCGGGGCGCATGACTTCATCGCCAAGCCCTATTCCGGGGAAAAAATCCGCCTGGCCGTGGACAGCGCCCTGGAAAAAAGAAGCATGAAAAATGAAATCGACTACCTGCGCCGCCAGCAGGACGTCATCTACGACCTGGACAGGATAGTGGCCAGCACCCCGGCTATGCAGGATATTCTCAGCTGGACCCGGAAATATGCCCAGACTGAATCCAACCTGCTGCTTACCGGAGAAACAGGCACCGGCAAGAGCTTTCTGGCCGGAGCAGTGCACTTCAACAGCCCCAGAAAAAAAAGGCCTTTTATCAAGATAAACTGTGCCAATCTCCCGGAAAATCTCCTGGAAAGCGAACTCTTCGGCCACGAAAAGGGAGCCTTCACCGATGCAACCCAGACCAGGGTGGGCAGGCTGGAGCAGGCCGCCGGCGGCACGGTATTTCTGGATGAGATAGGAGAAATGACCCCGGCTCTGCAGGCCAAATTTCTACAGGTGGTGGAGGAAAAGAACTTTCAGCGCCTGGGCGGCAACAGAACCATATACAGCGATATACGCATTATAGTGGCCACCAACCGGAACTTAGAACAGATGATGGAGGCTTCTGATTTCAGAAGCGACCTTTATTACAGACTGAACATATTAAAACTGCACCTGCCTCCCCTGCGTGAACGCAAGCAGTGCATCGAACCACTCACACGCATGCTTCTGGAAAGGATCTGCCGCCAGTTGCGCAAAAAAATGATGGACATCTCTCCCGAGGCCCTGGAAATCCTGGGCGCATATCACTGGCCGGGCAACATCAGAGAACTGTCCAACGTCCTGGAAAGAGCCATCCTCCTGGAACATTCAGACGTCATCACCGCAGAAAGCATCCACCTCAATTCCGGCCTTCACCTCCAGGAGAATTCTTACCAGAATTCCCCGTCAGCATCCCGGCTTGAAAACACGGAATACAGATCCATCATCCAGGCCCTGGAAGACAACCTGTGGGTCCAGAAACATGCCGCTGCTCAGCTGGGCATCTCTCCGCGCAGCCTCAACTACAAGATCAAGAAGCTGGGTATCACCCACTGGCGCTGGCCCCGGCACAAGGACAAATAA
- the trxA gene encoding thioredoxin has translation MPNPVTDNNFEEEVLKCELPVLVDFWAPWCGPCRAIGPVVEELAQEYTGRLKVLKMNVDENPGTPGKYGIRAIPTLILYKGGDVMEQVTGAVSKANLKQMIDKAV, from the coding sequence ATGCCAAACCCAGTAACAGACAACAACTTTGAGGAAGAGGTCCTGAAATGCGAACTGCCGGTTCTGGTTGATTTCTGGGCCCCTTGGTGCGGACCATGCAGGGCTATCGGCCCCGTGGTTGAAGAACTGGCCCAGGAATATACAGGCCGCCTCAAGGTACTCAAGATGAACGTGGACGAAAACCCCGGTACTCCAGGCAAATACGGCATCCGGGCCATCCCCACCCTGATCCTGTACAAGGGCGGAGACGTCATGGAGCAGGTAACCGGTGCTGTATCCAAGGCCAACCTGAAGCAGATGATCGATAAAGCTGTGTAG
- the trxB gene encoding thioredoxin-disulfide reductase, translating into MKEYESVVIGGGPAGVTAALYLLRAGIQVAWVEKLSPGGQVLLTETIENYPGFPQGIKGFELVDLFTAHLEGFEYDKIGDEATEIKASDGKFETVLSQESIISRSVIISTGANWKKLGVPGEGKFNGRGISYCALCDGNFFKDQEVACIGGGDTALEESLYLTKLVKKVYLIHRRDAFRGSRIYQDKVVNNPKIDILYNTVVREFAGDKELESVKLENVQTGEESDLEVQGAFVFIGLIPAAPSLPQEVETDELGFIKTDTEMSTSIPGLYAAGDIRSKLCRQITTAVGEGASAAHNVQVYLEKTG; encoded by the coding sequence ATGAAAGAATACGAAAGCGTAGTCATAGGTGGAGGGCCTGCCGGTGTTACAGCAGCCCTCTACCTGTTGAGGGCGGGTATACAGGTGGCCTGGGTGGAAAAGCTCTCCCCGGGAGGCCAGGTCCTTCTCACCGAAACCATAGAAAATTATCCCGGCTTCCCCCAGGGAATAAAGGGCTTTGAGCTGGTGGATCTCTTCACAGCACACCTTGAAGGCTTCGAGTACGACAAGATAGGTGATGAAGCAACTGAGATCAAAGCCTCGGACGGAAAGTTCGAAACAGTGCTTTCCCAGGAGAGCATCATTTCCAGAAGCGTTATAATAAGTACAGGTGCCAACTGGAAAAAGCTCGGAGTGCCCGGAGAAGGCAAGTTCAACGGCCGTGGCATATCCTACTGCGCCCTGTGTGACGGCAACTTCTTCAAAGATCAGGAAGTGGCCTGCATAGGCGGAGGAGATACAGCCCTGGAAGAATCCCTGTACCTGACCAAACTGGTGAAAAAAGTATACCTCATTCACCGCAGAGACGCTTTCAGGGGGTCCAGGATCTATCAGGACAAGGTGGTAAACAACCCCAAGATAGATATCCTCTACAATACCGTGGTCCGGGAATTTGCAGGGGACAAGGAACTGGAAAGCGTAAAACTTGAGAATGTCCAGACCGGTGAAGAATCGGATCTCGAGGTACAGGGTGCATTCGTTTTCATAGGCCTGATCCCGGCAGCGCCCTCTCTGCCTCAGGAAGTAGAGACTGATGAACTGGGGTTCATCAAGACGGATACCGAGATGAGCACCAGCATTCCAGGCCTTTATGCAGCCGGGGACATCCGCTCCAAACTGTGCCGCCAGATTACTACTGCGGTGGGCGAAGGAGCCTCAGCAGCCCACAATGTACAGGTTTACCTGGAAAAAACAGGTTAG
- the bamD gene encoding outer membrane protein assembly factor BamD produces the protein MRIKNLLLSIILAAALAALSGCAWFQRGPEPLEDTPQELAQAGVDAMEQERYNKAIEYFSDLRDRFPFSPHTPTAEVALGDAYMKSGNYDAAITVFTEFAEMNPRHEYMPYVLFRTGLAHFNKFTSIDRPQRNMQEALEYFRRVAQVYPETEYAEYSRYYKVQCRKKIAEHELYIADFYWRTKRYGSAYERYRYVMDNFEDLPEYVEYAGERAKRSYYKHQEHVSSHKRATEEGSWRDWLDWL, from the coding sequence ATGAGAATCAAAAACCTGCTTTTATCAATTATTCTTGCCGCCGCACTGGCGGCGCTGTCAGGCTGCGCCTGGTTTCAAAGAGGTCCCGAACCACTGGAGGACACCCCGCAGGAACTGGCCCAGGCCGGGGTGGATGCCATGGAGCAGGAGCGCTACAATAAAGCCATTGAATATTTTTCAGACCTGAGGGACCGTTTTCCCTTCAGCCCCCATACCCCGACAGCCGAAGTGGCCCTGGGAGATGCTTACATGAAGTCCGGCAACTATGATGCGGCCATCACCGTATTCACCGAGTTCGCCGAGATGAACCCCCGTCACGAATACATGCCCTATGTACTTTTCAGGACAGGACTGGCCCACTTCAACAAATTCACTTCCATAGACCGTCCGCAGCGCAACATGCAGGAGGCTCTGGAGTACTTCAGGCGGGTGGCCCAGGTTTATCCTGAGACTGAATATGCTGAGTATTCCCGGTACTACAAGGTACAATGCCGCAAAAAAATAGCCGAACACGAACTGTACATAGCCGATTTTTACTGGCGAACCAAGCGCTATGGATCGGCCTATGAGCGCTACAGGTACGTTATGGACAATTTTGAAGATCTGCCTGAATACGTGGAATACGCCGGTGAAAGGGCCAAAAGAAGCTACTACAAACACCAGGAACATGTCTCCAGCCACAAAAGAGCCACAGAAGAAGGTTCCTGGAGGGACTGGCTGGACTGGCTGTAA
- a CDS encoding LysM peptidoglycan-binding domain-containing protein yields the protein MPLRFLWIFPAVFLLLSCASTPRDDSADLKPRTLEQSRILSHPELEVDADGISKEAEAAESMFRDEMDDLSPEEKAELQRTPLTEAEKEALETEIEFDFVLDARETQAMENYFKLYTHRYRNNFQAWLDRSEKYLPYIKEVFQERGLPEDLIYLPFAESGFNPRAYSRAGAAGIWQFMPGTGRMYDLRVDWWLDERRNPFLSTYAAADYLAKLYDEFECWYLALAAYNAGEGRVGRAMQRSGHDNYFDLINGPYLAMETRNYVPKFLAILKILRNLEELDFDPIDWDRAPDYRELEIPPGTDLIALSRAAGMEFDEFKEYNPAFRREVSPSDTRTQVMLPDTKAQAAAEFLDSPEAEQHAGYHRYQVSSGDSWWRISNRFGVPVSVLQEMNNTTSDMLRPGQYVFVPASGSTHAGSSTQDYAQRRGNYEVQSGDTLWDISRKFNVEMQTLIAANGLSGNTIRPGQKLYIPGHTQAGGGDEGSRVQTTYSVSSGDTLWEIARKFNVGMDDLRNANGLSGNTIRPGQELDIPGGGSGDSGGSVTTYQVRRGDTLSEIASRFGVSTRDLQNWNNLSSGQVIRPGDSLEVRVD from the coding sequence ATGCCTTTACGTTTTTTATGGATTTTTCCGGCTGTTTTTCTGCTTTTATCCTGCGCTTCAACACCCCGGGATGATTCTGCAGACCTTAAGCCCAGGACCCTTGAGCAGTCCCGGATTTTGTCCCACCCGGAACTCGAGGTGGACGCTGACGGCATATCCAAGGAGGCCGAAGCAGCCGAAAGCATGTTCAGGGACGAAATGGATGATCTAAGCCCCGAAGAAAAGGCTGAGCTCCAGCGGACACCGCTTACTGAGGCCGAAAAAGAGGCCCTGGAAACCGAGATAGAGTTCGATTTTGTTCTGGATGCCAGGGAAACTCAGGCCATGGAAAACTACTTCAAGCTCTACACACACAGATACCGCAACAATTTTCAGGCATGGCTGGATCGTTCGGAAAAATATCTGCCCTACATAAAAGAAGTCTTTCAGGAAAGGGGGCTTCCAGAAGATCTTATCTACCTGCCTTTTGCCGAAAGCGGGTTTAACCCCAGGGCGTATTCCAGGGCCGGGGCCGCCGGAATATGGCAGTTCATGCCCGGCACCGGCAGAATGTACGACCTCAGGGTGGACTGGTGGTTAGATGAACGCCGCAACCCTTTTCTCTCCACTTATGCCGCGGCAGATTACTTAGCCAAGCTATATGACGAATTCGAGTGCTGGTATCTGGCTCTGGCCGCCTACAACGCCGGGGAGGGCAGGGTCGGCCGGGCCATGCAGAGAAGCGGGCATGATAATTACTTCGATCTGATAAACGGCCCTTACCTGGCTATGGAAACCAGGAACTATGTGCCTAAGTTTCTGGCTATCCTGAAGATACTGCGAAACCTGGAAGAGCTGGATTTTGATCCCATAGATTGGGATAGGGCACCGGATTACAGGGAGTTGGAGATTCCGCCGGGAACAGATTTGATAGCCCTTTCCAGAGCAGCCGGCATGGAGTTTGATGAATTCAAGGAATACAACCCGGCCTTTCGCAGGGAAGTAAGTCCTTCTGATACCAGGACACAGGTTATGCTGCCGGACACAAAGGCTCAGGCGGCAGCCGAATTTCTGGACAGCCCCGAGGCAGAGCAGCATGCTGGATATCATAGATACCAGGTGAGCAGCGGAGATTCCTGGTGGCGTATTTCCAACCGTTTCGGGGTGCCGGTATCGGTACTTCAAGAGATGAACAATACTACATCTGATATGCTCCGTCCCGGGCAGTATGTATTTGTACCGGCCAGCGGTTCCACCCATGCCGGGTCTTCCACCCAGGATTACGCTCAGCGCAGGGGGAACTACGAAGTTCAAAGTGGAGATACCCTCTGGGATATTTCACGCAAATTCAATGTGGAAATGCAGACACTCATAGCGGCCAATGGTCTAAGCGGCAACACAATCCGTCCCGGCCAGAAGCTCTATATTCCGGGGCATACCCAGGCCGGTGGTGGAGATGAAGGCTCCAGGGTGCAGACCACCTACAGCGTCAGCAGCGGGGATACCCTCTGGGAAATTGCCCGAAAATTCAACGTCGGCATGGATGATCTGAGAAATGCCAATGGGTTGAGTGGCAACACCATCCGTCCCGGACAGGAGCTGGATATTCCCGGCGGCGGCAGCGGCGACAGCGGCGGCAGTGTTACCACTTACCAGGTGCGCAGGGGAGACACCCTTTCGGAAATCGCCAGCAGGTTCGGAGTAAGCACCAGGGACCTGCAGAACTGGAACAATCTCTCCAGTGGCCAGGTCATCCGGCCCGGAGACAGTCTGGAAGTAAGAGTGGATTAA
- the rlmB gene encoding 23S rRNA (guanosine(2251)-2'-O)-methyltransferase RlmB has protein sequence MHENLVLGKKPVMEALEENPEHIDLVLVKKPVPRGLDPVISRCRQLHVRFKLVPDQELQQMGAARQGIAARLRMQTLVDLDLLLNNTTRAVFPVLLLLDQVQDPGNLGTLARTLAALGGAGIIIPRDRSAPLGPGAMKASAGALNRIGVAQVTNLARTLDHIDQAGFNIYAATMDQGQSVLEQTFVFPAVLVLGGEEKGIRPNVLKRCPGKIHIPMAGGMDSLNVAHAGALILGRMLSWR, from the coding sequence ATGCACGAAAATCTTGTACTGGGCAAAAAACCGGTAATGGAGGCCCTGGAGGAAAACCCGGAGCATATTGATCTGGTTCTGGTAAAAAAACCGGTCCCCCGGGGACTGGACCCGGTGATATCCAGGTGCAGACAGCTGCATGTGCGCTTCAAGCTGGTCCCGGACCAGGAACTGCAGCAAATGGGTGCAGCAAGACAGGGGATTGCCGCCAGACTGCGGATGCAGACCCTTGTGGACCTGGATCTGCTTCTAAATAACACCACCCGGGCCGTTTTTCCGGTGCTGCTGCTCTTAGACCAGGTCCAGGACCCGGGCAACCTGGGCACCCTGGCCCGCACCCTGGCCGCCCTGGGCGGGGCGGGCATCATTATTCCCCGTGACAGAAGCGCACCCCTGGGGCCCGGGGCCATGAAGGCCTCGGCAGGAGCCCTGAACAGGATCGGGGTTGCCCAGGTTACCAACCTGGCCCGCACCCTGGATCATATAGACCAGGCTGGATTTAATATCTATGCCGCAACCATGGACCAGGGACAAAGCGTTCTGGAGCAGACTTTTGTCTTTCCGGCAGTTCTGGTATTGGGCGGGGAGGAAAAGGGCATCCGGCCAAATGTCCTTAAAAGGTGCCCCGGTAAAATCCATATTCCCATGGCGGGCGGCATGGATTCCCTGAACGTGGCCCATGCCGGCGCACTGATCCTGGGAAGAATGCTGTCCTGGAGATAA
- the aroE gene encoding shikimate dehydrogenase, translating into MYQAYGVLGRTLGHSLSPYLHNCAFQAAGMKRVYLKWEIEPENLGDFIRAVRILPLSGASVTIPYKEDVMEYLDYISPEASDMGAVNTLYWHRKSLCGTNTDCRGFMAPIEDLQLDSALILGAGGASRAVLYGLKRMGISNIYLTNRSKKKALAMAGEFNVKSIPWDERYRLKADLLVNTTPLGTAGDLQDLSPWESSIFPFKIVYDLVYNPLQTRLLQQARAHGAHTVSGLSMFVHQALKQFKIWTGQGFDPGWAEDLLQRKITGEI; encoded by the coding sequence ATGTATCAGGCTTACGGCGTACTGGGACGGACACTGGGACATTCCCTGAGCCCCTATCTGCACAACTGTGCCTTTCAGGCCGCAGGCATGAAGCGGGTGTATCTCAAATGGGAGATTGAACCGGAAAATCTGGGTGACTTTATACGAGCGGTGCGCATTCTGCCCCTGTCCGGGGCCAGCGTCACCATCCCCTACAAGGAGGATGTCATGGAGTACCTGGACTATATAAGCCCGGAAGCATCCGACATGGGTGCTGTAAATACCCTGTACTGGCACAGAAAAAGCCTTTGCGGGACCAACACCGACTGCAGGGGTTTTATGGCCCCCATAGAAGACCTGCAGCTGGATTCAGCTCTGATCCTGGGAGCAGGAGGAGCCTCGCGGGCTGTACTCTACGGCCTGAAGCGCATGGGCATATCAAACATATACCTGACCAACCGCAGCAAAAAAAAAGCCCTGGCAATGGCCGGGGAATTCAACGTAAAAAGCATACCCTGGGATGAACGCTACCGTCTCAAGGCGGACCTGCTGGTGAACACCACCCCCCTGGGTACCGCCGGGGATCTGCAGGACCTCTCCCCCTGGGAAAGCAGCATCTTCCCCTTCAAGATAGTCTATGACCTGGTGTACAACCCGCTGCAGACAAGGCTTCTGCAGCAGGCCAGGGCGCATGGAGCCCATACGGTATCAGGGCTGAGCATGTTCGTGCACCAGGCCTTGAAGCAGTTCAAGATATGGACCGGCCAAGGCTTTGATCCTGGATGGGCAGAGGATCTACTGCAACGAAAAATCACCGGGGAGATATGA